A stretch of Chitinophaga caeni DNA encodes these proteins:
- a CDS encoding CDP-glycerol glycerophosphotransferase family protein → MQKKYLFFVSLTYSYSILRPLQEEIWRRGDEVAWYIESPCENWLQNNEKQLHTIQEVLDYNPVAVFAPGNWVYDFFPGVKVQVFHGYAMKKRVEKVDDHFTIRGWFDIYCTQGESSTPYFKELEKKYGFFKVYETGWCKVDPFFQVSTAADNKRPVVLYAPTFTKGISSAWSLYKTIAELVAKKEWDWIITFHPKLDDPHLINQYKKLAEDHHNVTFHRSNDGLNTFRKIDVMLCDSSSIIVEVLMLKKPVVTYKNTHPGNYLLNVTELADVEPALEKALSYPPALLENMLRYTLYHESHRDGKNSARVLAAVDDFILNYKGKIKSKPLNLFRKLKLRWRLKYFRW, encoded by the coding sequence ATGCAAAAGAAATATCTTTTCTTTGTTTCTCTAACTTATTCATATTCAATACTGCGCCCATTGCAGGAAGAAATTTGGCGCAGGGGTGATGAAGTTGCGTGGTATATCGAGAGCCCTTGCGAAAACTGGCTTCAAAACAATGAAAAACAGCTCCATACGATTCAAGAAGTTTTGGACTATAACCCGGTCGCTGTTTTTGCACCGGGAAATTGGGTCTACGATTTCTTCCCCGGCGTAAAAGTCCAAGTGTTCCACGGTTACGCGATGAAAAAACGTGTTGAAAAAGTTGACGATCATTTCACGATCCGCGGTTGGTTTGATATTTATTGTACACAAGGTGAAAGTAGTACTCCCTATTTCAAAGAATTGGAAAAGAAATACGGATTTTTCAAGGTTTATGAGACCGGTTGGTGCAAGGTAGATCCCTTTTTTCAAGTTAGCACCGCGGCAGACAACAAGAGGCCCGTTGTACTGTACGCCCCAACCTTTACAAAGGGGATTAGCTCTGCTTGGAGCTTATACAAGACAATCGCGGAACTCGTAGCGAAAAAGGAATGGGATTGGATTATTACTTTCCACCCGAAATTAGACGATCCGCATTTAATCAACCAATACAAAAAATTGGCGGAAGATCACCATAACGTTACTTTTCACCGTTCAAATGACGGTCTGAATACATTCAGGAAAATTGATGTCATGCTTTGCGATAGCTCCTCTATCATCGTGGAAGTCCTGATGTTGAAAAAACCGGTAGTCACATATAAAAACACGCACCCCGGCAACTATTTATTAAATGTTACAGAATTAGCTGATGTAGAGCCAGCCTTAGAAAAGGCGCTTTCGTATCCACCTGCTTTATTGGAAAACATGCTGCGCTACACCTTGTACCACGAATCTCATAGGGATGGTAAGAATTCGGCAAGGGTTCTCGCTGCCGTGGATGATTTTATATTGAATTATAAAGGGAAAATTAAGTCGAAACCGCTCAACCTCTTCCGTAAACTTAAACTCCGGTGGCGGTTGAAATATTTCCGCTGGTAA
- a CDS encoding DUF5672 family protein, translating to MGKPLVNIIIPIYKTDIDENERLSLQQCLNVLKAYPITIAKPLHLDVSTLVAEHPQLQVESFENKYFESIYGYNLLMLSTTFYQRFKEYDYILIYQLDAFVFRDELIEWCNKGYDYVGAPWVVKPKYNRFYYKLFFFFKANFYKLMNKPFKEYVIGGRVGNGGFSLRKVSSFLGVTTEKQNLIEQYLENSKKDNIFNEDVFWGLENPQFSYPGFQEALRFSIDHRPQISMELSGNIVPFGCHGWNKPGKIEFWMPFIQRYTAN from the coding sequence ATGGGTAAACCGCTTGTAAATATTATCATCCCTATTTATAAAACGGATATTGACGAAAACGAACGGCTTTCATTACAACAATGTTTAAATGTGTTGAAAGCCTACCCAATTACGATTGCTAAACCGCTTCACCTAGACGTAAGTACCTTGGTTGCAGAGCATCCCCAATTGCAGGTGGAGAGCTTTGAAAACAAGTATTTCGAAAGCATTTACGGTTATAATTTATTAATGCTATCCACTACCTTTTATCAAAGGTTTAAGGAATATGATTACATTTTGATTTACCAGTTAGATGCATTTGTATTTAGGGATGAGTTGATTGAATGGTGTAATAAAGGATACGATTATGTAGGTGCGCCATGGGTTGTAAAACCAAAATATAACCGTTTTTATTATAAGTTGTTCTTTTTCTTTAAGGCGAACTTTTACAAGTTAATGAATAAACCTTTCAAAGAATATGTTATCGGCGGTAGGGTTGGTAACGGGGGATTTTCTTTAAGAAAAGTAAGTAGTTTCCTTGGCGTTACAACGGAAAAACAAAACCTGATCGAGCAATACCTGGAGAACAGCAAGAAGGATAATATATTTAATGAAGACGTTTTTTGGGGGCTCGAAAACCCGCAATTCAGCTATCCCGGCTTCCAAGAGGCATTACGTTTTTCTATCGATCACAGGCCCCAGATCTCGATGGAATTATCCGGGAACATAGTGCCATTTGGTTGCCACGGTTGGAATAAACCGGGCAAAATAGAATTCTGGATGCCCTTCATCCAGCGGTATACAGCCAATTAA
- the kefF gene encoding glutathione-regulated potassium-efflux system oxidoreductase KefF: MVRILIIMAHPALEKSRVHRRLNRIVGKLEGITFRDLYETYPTFDIQVETEKALLAQHDLVIFQHPFYWYSGPALLKQWQDLVLEHGWAYGTNGTALKGKYLMNAISTGGPYNAYQLDGHHQHTLQQFLLPFEQTAKLCNMIYLPPFAVTGAHRMTDAEIDVYATQYKQLLEYLQNSPFDLNTVKKLDTLNHLLKTLPQAK, from the coding sequence ATGGTTCGAATTTTGATCATAATGGCCCACCCCGCGCTAGAAAAATCCAGGGTTCACCGGAGGTTAAATAGGATCGTAGGCAAACTGGAAGGTATTACCTTCCGGGATTTATATGAAACTTACCCTACGTTCGATATACAGGTTGAAACCGAAAAAGCATTATTGGCCCAACATGACCTGGTCATTTTCCAGCACCCATTTTATTGGTACAGCGGTCCCGCCCTGCTCAAGCAGTGGCAAGACCTCGTATTGGAACACGGCTGGGCTTACGGCACAAACGGCACGGCTTTGAAAGGAAAATATTTAATGAATGCCATCTCTACCGGCGGCCCTTATAATGCATACCAATTGGATGGGCACCACCAACACACGCTGCAACAGTTCTTATTACCTTTTGAGCAAACTGCCAAACTATGTAATATGATTTACTTGCCGCCCTTTGCAGTTACCGGCGCACACAGGATGACGGATGCAGAAATTGATGTATATGCTACGCAATACAAACAATTGTTGGAATACCTGCAAAATTCGCCGTTTGACTTAAATACGGTAAAAAAGTTGGACACGTTAAACCATTTATTGAAAACCCTTCCCCAAGCGAAATAA
- a CDS encoding monovalent cation:proton antiporter-2 (CPA2) family protein, translated as MEHNFLFQVMIYLLAAIICVPIAKRLGLGAVLGYLVAGVVIGPSVIGVIGNNGQDLMHFAEFGVIMMLFLIGLELEPDLLWKLRAPILGLGGLQVLVSTAIFTGAAYLLGLSWQASFALGMILSLSSTAIVLQVLKEKGWMNLAAGQSSFSVLLFQDIAVIPMLAIFPLLGTHGGDNGADGGSWVSSQAGWMQTLIVLGAVVIIILAGRYLVKPLLGIVARSKVRELFTASALLLVVAITVLMTLVGLSPALGAFLGGVVLANSEYRHELESDIEPFKGLLLGLFFMAVGASINFKLIWEHPIMIIGIVFGVMAVKALLLLGLGKIFKLSKDQNLLFGLALCQVGEFAFVLLSYSAQNNILHQDIIGMMTAAVALSMAFTPLMFLLYEKAIQPMFLVNYDEADRDADEIDERHSVIVAGFGTFGNTTGRFLLANGVNCTILDNNSDRVEVLRKMGYKVYYGDATRYDLLLAAGAQEAKVIIITMDNAEQTQEVVKIVRKHFPNLQMLVRTEDLPGTFDLMDLGVIKIYREYLDTSLRMGADALNLLGHRAYASYRAAQTFLRHDEQTIKGFSASRDDKKTYFSNARDRMDELSKQLQIDRVAQWQNGDSGWEASSMREEAKIDPSEKNIQ; from the coding sequence ATGGAACATAATTTTTTATTCCAAGTAATGATATACCTGCTGGCAGCAATTATTTGTGTGCCCATCGCCAAGAGATTGGGCTTGGGCGCCGTGTTAGGCTACCTTGTTGCAGGTGTTGTAATCGGCCCTTCCGTGATCGGTGTCATCGGCAACAATGGTCAAGACCTCATGCATTTTGCAGAGTTCGGCGTGATCATGATGCTATTCCTGATCGGCTTGGAGTTGGAACCAGACCTGTTGTGGAAACTACGGGCGCCCATTTTAGGTTTAGGAGGATTGCAGGTACTTGTTAGCACGGCAATATTTACCGGCGCCGCTTACTTGCTGGGGCTAAGCTGGCAGGCAAGTTTTGCATTGGGTATGATTTTATCTCTCTCTTCAACGGCGATAGTTTTACAGGTGCTCAAGGAAAAAGGTTGGATGAACCTGGCTGCCGGCCAAAGCAGCTTCTCGGTATTGCTTTTTCAAGATATTGCCGTGATCCCGATGTTGGCAATATTTCCATTGCTAGGTACCCACGGTGGCGATAATGGTGCGGACGGAGGGTCCTGGGTTTCTAGCCAAGCCGGGTGGATGCAAACGTTGATTGTATTAGGAGCTGTAGTCATCATCATCCTCGCCGGCAGGTACCTGGTGAAACCTTTACTGGGCATCGTGGCCAGGAGTAAAGTAAGGGAACTGTTCACCGCATCTGCCCTATTATTGGTGGTCGCGATAACCGTCCTGATGACCTTGGTAGGTCTAAGCCCAGCTTTGGGCGCCTTCCTAGGTGGCGTAGTTTTGGCTAACAGTGAATACCGCCATGAACTGGAAAGTGATATTGAGCCGTTTAAAGGACTCCTTTTAGGCTTATTCTTCATGGCTGTCGGCGCTTCGATTAATTTTAAACTAATCTGGGAGCACCCAATAATGATTATCGGGATCGTATTCGGGGTAATGGCGGTAAAAGCCCTGCTATTATTAGGTTTGGGCAAAATATTTAAACTGAGCAAAGATCAGAACCTGCTATTTGGCCTCGCCCTTTGCCAGGTAGGTGAATTTGCCTTCGTACTACTTTCCTATTCAGCTCAAAACAACATTTTACATCAAGATATCATCGGGATGATGACGGCGGCCGTTGCCTTGAGCATGGCATTTACTCCTTTAATGTTCCTGCTGTATGAAAAAGCAATACAACCCATGTTCCTGGTTAACTACGATGAAGCCGACAGGGATGCCGATGAAATTGATGAAAGACATTCAGTCATCGTTGCGGGCTTCGGAACATTTGGCAATACCACCGGGCGATTTTTATTGGCCAATGGGGTCAATTGCACGATCCTAGATAATAATTCAGACAGGGTTGAAGTTTTAAGAAAAATGGGCTACAAAGTCTATTACGGGGATGCCACGAGGTACGACCTTTTATTGGCAGCCGGGGCACAGGAGGCAAAGGTTATCATCATAACTATGGATAATGCCGAGCAAACACAGGAAGTTGTAAAAATCGTAAGGAAACATTTCCCCAATTTACAAATGCTAGTACGGACAGAGGATTTACCCGGCACGTTCGATTTGATGGATCTAGGGGTCATCAAAATTTACCGCGAGTACCTCGATACTTCCCTGCGCATGGGTGCCGATGCCTTAAATTTATTAGGACATAGGGCTTATGCCTCTTACAGGGCGGCCCAAACATTCCTGCGCCACGATGAACAAACCATCAAGGGCTTCTCTGCCAGCCGCGATGATAAGAAGACGTATTTCAGCAATGCGCGCGACAGGATGGACGAGCTAAGCAAGCAATTGCAGATTGACCGCGTGGCCCAATGGCAAAACGGGGATTCCGGTTGGGAAGCTTCATCTATGAGGGAAGAAGCAAAAATAGATCCATCAGAAAAAAATATCCAATAA
- a CDS encoding ABC transporter ATP-binding protein produces MENKQQQKKKLNLEGLKKTYRLYRYVKPYRWQFLLGLLFLFISSSTSLLFPKLMGDLVNSGNQGTLLENINKTGLLLVAVLLVQALASFVRINIFTRVTQKTLAALRQATYGHLARLPMKFFAERRVGELNSRISADISLLQETLTTTLAEFIRQFIIVVGGISVLVWMTPKLTLFMLLILPPIVIVSMIFGRFIRRFSKKVQAEVADSNVIVEETLQGIYNVKAFGNEYYEMERYKEKTNLVAKTGIKSGTYQGYFSSFLILGLFGTLVAVIYKGALMMNAGQLAVGELFSFIVYTGFIGGSITGLAEVYSRVQKGIGATENLLEILDEPTEDILPIDISTIEKPITGNIKFDNVSFHYPSRPDIEVLKGVDFEVEPGWQVALVGPSGSGKSTIVSLLLHLYDPTSGSIRFDNRDIFDIPVSELRNQMAVVPQDVYLFGGTIRENIRYGQPSASEEAIIEAAKQANAWEFIQQFPGKLDTIVGERGIQLSGGQRQRIAIARALLKNPRLLILDEATSALDSESEKLVQEALDTLMKGRTSIIIAHRLSTVRNSDLILVIEAGKVIESGTHESLLKNDKGLYKTLSELQFAS; encoded by the coding sequence ATGGAAAACAAACAGCAGCAGAAAAAGAAACTCAACCTCGAAGGTTTAAAGAAGACATACCGGCTTTATAGATACGTAAAACCCTACCGTTGGCAATTTTTACTGGGACTATTATTTTTATTTATTTCCAGCTCTACTTCACTGCTTTTCCCGAAGTTGATGGGTGACCTCGTCAACTCCGGCAACCAGGGCACTTTACTCGAAAACATCAACAAAACGGGCCTGCTATTAGTGGCAGTATTGCTTGTGCAAGCATTGGCATCTTTTGTACGAATTAATATTTTTACAAGGGTAACACAAAAAACCCTCGCCGCTTTGAGACAAGCCACGTATGGCCACCTCGCCAGGTTACCGATGAAATTCTTCGCAGAAAGGCGCGTAGGGGAATTAAATAGCCGGATTTCAGCGGATATATCCCTATTACAAGAAACGCTAACCACTACCCTCGCAGAATTTATCCGCCAGTTCATCATTGTTGTGGGGGGAATTTCAGTTTTGGTTTGGATGACTCCCAAGTTAACGCTGTTCATGTTGTTGATCTTACCACCTATCGTCATCGTTTCAATGATTTTCGGTCGTTTTATCAGGAGGTTTTCTAAAAAAGTCCAGGCAGAGGTGGCAGACTCCAATGTTATAGTTGAAGAAACCTTGCAAGGGATCTATAATGTTAAGGCATTCGGTAATGAATATTACGAGATGGAACGCTACAAGGAGAAAACGAACCTGGTAGCAAAAACCGGGATCAAATCGGGAACGTACCAGGGCTATTTTTCATCATTCCTCATCCTCGGCTTGTTCGGAACATTGGTAGCAGTAATTTACAAGGGAGCCTTGATGATGAATGCCGGGCAACTTGCCGTGGGAGAACTGTTTTCATTTATCGTTTATACGGGTTTCATCGGCGGTTCCATTACAGGGCTCGCCGAGGTTTACTCCAGGGTGCAAAAAGGCATCGGGGCTACCGAAAATCTTTTGGAAATACTAGATGAACCAACAGAAGACATCCTCCCGATCGATATTTCAACTATTGAAAAACCGATCACCGGGAATATCAAATTCGACAATGTTTCTTTCCATTACCCCTCCAGGCCGGATATAGAGGTATTAAAAGGGGTAGATTTCGAGGTAGAACCTGGCTGGCAAGTAGCATTGGTGGGGCCGAGCGGGAGCGGGAAATCGACTATAGTTTCATTACTACTACATCTTTATGACCCAACCAGTGGCAGCATCCGGTTCGATAATAGGGATATCTTCGATATTCCCGTTTCAGAGCTGCGCAACCAGATGGCTGTTGTTCCTCAGGATGTTTATTTGTTCGGTGGCACCATCCGGGAAAATATCCGTTATGGACAACCAAGCGCCAGCGAGGAGGCCATTATTGAAGCTGCGAAACAAGCGAATGCCTGGGAGTTTATCCAGCAGTTTCCCGGCAAGCTGGATACGATCGTTGGAGAGCGCGGTATCCAACTTTCGGGTGGTCAACGTCAACGGATTGCAATAGCCCGTGCATTACTTAAAAACCCCAGATTGCTGATTTTGGATGAAGCGACCTCCGCGTTAGATTCAGAATCTGAAAAATTGGTACAGGAAGCGCTCGATACTCTCATGAAAGGAAGAACATCGATCATCATAGCGCACAGGTTATCTACTGTTCGTAATTCCGATTTGATCCTGGTTATCGAGGCAGGGAAAGTTATAGAATCCGGCACGCATGAAAGCCTGTTAAAAAATGATAAAGGACTTTATAAAACTTTGAGTGAGTTACAATTTGCGTCTTAA